The following are encoded together in the Chaetodon auriga isolate fChaAug3 chromosome 6, fChaAug3.hap1, whole genome shotgun sequence genome:
- the LOC143321636 gene encoding interferon-induced transmembrane protein 5-like, producing MDNHSYNFPSDCTPLTNCKSARKPAGSTVVNMGNSGKNPPRDYLVWSLCNTLYVNFCCLGFMALIYSIKARDQKTQGNLQLAQECSDKAKWYNILAAGWNLLIPLLAVVLLVLLLVHLGSSQGSFDFFGEDGFQNFMKLFSW from the exons ATGGACAACCATTCATACAACTTCCCCTCAGACTGCACCCCACTCACCAACTGTAAGTCTGCCCGTAAGCCAGCGGGATCCACTGTGGTGAACATGGGCAACAGTGGCAAGAATCCTCCCCGGGACTACCTTGTCTGGTCGCTGTGCAACACCTTGTATGTTAACTTCTGCTGCCTGGGGTTCATGGCTCTCATCTACTCCATCAAG GCCAGGGACCAGAAGACTCAGGGCAACCTGCAGCTGGCCCAGGAATGTTCAGACAAGGCCAAGTGGTACAACATCTTGGCAGCTGGCTGGAACCTGCTGATTCCCCTTCTGGCCGTCGTCCTGCTCGTCCTCCTGCTCGTCCACCTGGGCTCGTCCCAGGGCTCCTTCGACTTCTTCGGGGAGGACGGCTTCCAAAACTTCATGAAACTGTTCAGCTGGTAG